A window from Bdellovibrionales bacterium encodes these proteins:
- a CDS encoding tail fiber protein, which yields MKKIIMMSAGLLICSGIVLANQYGVKSLNFGAPTVKDVDQVADAHDGDIVYQKPDSGPKTPGLWARINGAWIELLSSEASTPAGVISAFGGTTAPAGYLLCNGASYNAVDYPELAQALWDPSTLKYAYGGSGTYPTGTFNVPDLRGQFLRGATSDATKDPNYSSRSAMNSGGNIGASVGSIQAEAYKSHSHYITEGSNGYTGTGGFNNVAQFLNKPGNGGVGGSVYTAADGGSETRPRNAYVNFIIKY from the coding sequence ATGAAGAAAATTATAATGATGTCTGCAGGTCTTTTGATTTGTAGTGGAATCGTGCTGGCAAATCAGTATGGCGTTAAGAGCTTAAACTTTGGTGCGCCAACTGTGAAAGATGTGGATCAGGTAGCTGATGCTCACGATGGCGATATCGTCTATCAAAAGCCAGATAGTGGTCCAAAAACACCGGGCTTGTGGGCAAGAATTAATGGTGCTTGGATTGAGTTACTGAGCAGTGAAGCTTCAACTCCTGCGGGTGTGATTTCTGCGTTTGGCGGTACGACGGCACCAGCAGGATATTTGCTGTGCAATGGCGCTTCCTACAATGCTGTTGATTATCCTGAGTTGGCTCAAGCTCTCTGGGATCCATCAACGTTAAAGTATGCATATGGGGGTTCAGGGACTTACCCAACCGGCACATTCAACGTTCCAGATTTAAGAGGGCAGTTCTTGCGAGGTGCAACGTCAGACGCAACAAAAGATCCAAACTATAGTTCTCGTTCGGCAATGAATAGTGGTGGAAACATTGGCGCTTCCGTTGGATCTATTCAGGCAGAGGCATACAAGTCGCACTCTCACTATATTACAGAGGGTTCAAATGGTTATACAGGAACTGGCGGATTTAACAATGTTGCACAATTTTTGAATAAGCCTGGTAATGGTGGTGTTGGTGGCTCAGTTTACACCGCGGCTGATGGTGGCAGTGAAACTCGCCCTAGAAACGCCTACGTCAACTTTATCATTAAGTACTAG